In Streptomyces nojiriensis, one genomic interval encodes:
- a CDS encoding alpha/beta hydrolase, with protein MALGAGGVLSAASPAAAVGDGFGLRIVDRNENDHRMWYYRFDTEAIGWDPAVNVLLPDDYHWSGRTYPVLYLFHGGGTDQDFITFDRERIRDWTAGKPIIVVMPDGGHAGWYSNPVSSNVGPRNWEHFHIAQLLPWVEANFRTFAEYDGRAVGGFSMGGFGALKYAAKYWGHFASVSAHSGPASMRRDNGLVTHWANLSSAALDLGGGTVYGAPLWDEARVNADNPVQRIESYRNKRVFLVAGTSPDPISWFDTANETQVLAGQREFRGLLDRAGIPHESHEVPGGHFVRHDLLDHDINGIIARLRKA; from the coding sequence ATGGCCCTGGGCGCCGGAGGCGTCCTGTCGGCGGCGTCCCCGGCCGCGGCGGTCGGCGACGGCTTCGGCCTGCGCATCGTGGACCGCAACGAGAACGACCACCGGATGTGGTACTACCGGTTCGACACCGAAGCCATCGGCTGGGATCCGGCGGTGAACGTGCTGCTCCCCGACGACTACCACTGGAGCGGGCGCACCTATCCCGTCCTCTACCTCTTCCACGGCGGCGGCACGGACCAGGACTTCATCACCTTCGACCGCGAGCGCATCCGCGACTGGACCGCGGGCAAGCCGATCATCGTGGTGATGCCGGACGGCGGCCACGCGGGCTGGTACTCCAACCCGGTGAGCTCGAACGTCGGTCCCCGGAACTGGGAGCACTTCCACATCGCTCAGCTGCTGCCGTGGGTCGAGGCGAACTTCCGTACCTTCGCCGAATACGACGGCCGGGCCGTCGGCGGCTTCTCGATGGGCGGCTTCGGCGCGCTGAAGTACGCCGCCAAGTACTGGGGCCACTTCGCCTCGGTCAGCGCCCACTCCGGCCCGGCCAGCATGCGCCGCGACAACGGCCTCGTGACCCACTGGGCCAACCTCTCCTCCGCGGCCCTGGACCTGGGCGGCGGTACGGTCTACGGCGCGCCGCTGTGGGACGAGGCGCGGGTGAACGCGGACAACCCGGTGCAGCGCATCGAGAGCTACCGCAACAAGCGGGTCTTCCTGGTCGCGGGCACCAGTCCCGACCCGATCAGCTGGTTCGACACCGCCAACGAGACACAGGTGCTCGCCGGTCAGCGGGAGTTCCGCGGCCTCCTCGACCGCGCCGGGATCCCGCACGAGTCGCACGAGGTGCCCGGCGGCCACTTCGTCCGCCACGACCTGCTGGACCACGACATCAACGGCATCATCGCGCGGCTCCGCAAGGCCTGA
- a CDS encoding serine/threonine-protein kinase, with amino-acid sequence MTRVQGLGAWWDSSHTELLPPGHRVGDWAVTEPIGAGGWATVYAGRRADERAARAAAGRGEPAEVALKIMPTAGLAPRQARNVAEAARREVEIGVRAGHPRLVRLLDSTVLTAPDHPALDGAVVLVMERATGSLRDLLDSGVTEAEGGRLIAGICEGLAHLHRVGWVHADLKPENVLIGQDGSVKLSDFGLATELTGTHGYAPPMGTLDYLPPERWKAPLGEQGVEIRPSADIWALGIVIHEVFASGAPLFPGATPVARGAAVQEYAAGRAPLRMAHGIPEFWRALAADCLAPTHAARAAHTAGSLLERITAQWAGGPEPARRSRPVRLGRTARAVLVAVAACGAVGSAVWPYAAREAAEEPPRRIRVFNAERACQDRTDRDPQCSLGLAVDPLRPYTAGNVVPTRVWHADVLDADCQLLRGEAVVDESDLQSTHWFRVRLPGPDPDARAWLPAVRTKDRPELPGCPAPITS; translated from the coding sequence GTGACGCGGGTGCAGGGCCTGGGCGCCTGGTGGGACAGCAGCCACACCGAACTGCTGCCCCCGGGCCACCGGGTGGGCGACTGGGCGGTCACCGAACCGATCGGAGCCGGCGGCTGGGCCACCGTCTACGCCGGCCGCCGGGCCGACGAGCGCGCGGCGCGGGCCGCAGCCGGGCGCGGGGAGCCCGCGGAGGTGGCCCTGAAGATCATGCCCACCGCCGGACTCGCCCCGCGCCAGGCCCGGAACGTGGCCGAGGCCGCCCGGCGCGAAGTGGAGATCGGAGTCCGCGCGGGGCACCCGCGGCTCGTCCGGCTGCTGGACAGCACCGTCTTGACCGCACCGGACCACCCGGCCCTGGACGGGGCCGTCGTGCTGGTCATGGAACGGGCCACCGGCAGCCTGCGGGACCTGCTCGACTCCGGGGTGACCGAGGCCGAAGGCGGCCGGCTGATCGCCGGGATCTGCGAAGGCCTCGCCCACCTGCACCGCGTCGGCTGGGTGCACGCCGACCTCAAGCCCGAGAACGTCCTCATCGGCCAGGACGGCTCGGTCAAGCTCTCGGACTTCGGGCTCGCCACCGAGCTGACCGGTACGCACGGGTACGCGCCCCCGATGGGCACCCTGGACTACCTCCCGCCCGAGCGCTGGAAGGCCCCGCTCGGGGAGCAGGGCGTGGAGATCCGCCCGAGCGCCGACATCTGGGCCCTGGGCATCGTGATCCACGAAGTCTTCGCCTCCGGCGCCCCGCTGTTCCCCGGCGCCACCCCGGTGGCGCGCGGAGCCGCCGTCCAGGAGTACGCGGCGGGGCGCGCACCGCTGCGCATGGCCCACGGGATCCCGGAGTTCTGGCGGGCGCTGGCCGCCGACTGCCTCGCTCCGACACACGCCGCCCGCGCCGCGCACACCGCCGGGAGCCTGCTGGAGCGGATCACGGCCCAGTGGGCCGGCGGTCCTGAGCCGGCCCGCCGGAGTCGGCCGGTCCGCCTCGGGCGGACGGCGCGGGCCGTCCTCGTGGCCGTGGCGGCGTGCGGGGCGGTCGGTTCCGCCGTCTGGCCGTACGCCGCCCGGGAGGCGGCCGAGGAACCACCCCGCCGGATCCGGGTGTTCAACGCCGAACGGGCCTGCCAGGACCGGACGGACCGGGACCCGCAGTGCAGCCTCGGCCTGGCGGTCGACCCCCTGCGGCCCTACACCGCGGGAAACGTCGTCCCGACCCGGGTCTGGCACGCCGACGTCCTCGACGCCGACTGCCAACTGCTGCGCGGCGAGGCCGTCGTCGACGAGTCGGACCTGCAGTCCACGCACTGGTTCAGGGTCCGGCTGCCCGGCCCGGACCCGGACGCCCGGGCGTGGCTGCCGGCCGTACGGACGAAGGACCGCCCGGAACTCCCGGGGTGCCCGGCACCCATCACGAGTTAG
- a CDS encoding SDR family oxidoreductase produces the protein MKTVLITGTSSGYGRETARYFHEQGWNVIATMRTPHTVVLPESDRLRVVELDVTEPGSISAALEAAGPVDVLVNNAGVPSIGVFEGTPMARVREVFETNTFGVMAMTQAVLPRFRERGSGVIVNVTSSVVLGHMPLTAVYKASKMAVEGFTASLALELAPFGVQAKTVEPGACLTTNFGHRATNDGSPDELVPAPYAAFAKKVMEEFTGQDLYTREGDVAETVWRAVHDTTGQLRFPAGADAVRLAQAK, from the coding sequence ATGAAGACCGTTCTGATCACCGGTACCTCCTCCGGCTACGGCCGGGAGACCGCCCGCTACTTCCACGAGCAGGGGTGGAACGTCATCGCCACCATGCGGACCCCGCATACGGTCGTCCTGCCCGAGTCGGACCGGCTCCGCGTCGTCGAGCTCGACGTGACCGAGCCCGGGAGCATCAGCGCCGCGCTCGAAGCGGCGGGGCCCGTCGACGTCCTGGTCAACAACGCGGGCGTCCCCTCGATCGGGGTGTTCGAGGGCACTCCCATGGCCCGGGTGCGGGAGGTCTTCGAGACCAACACGTTCGGCGTGATGGCGATGACCCAGGCGGTACTGCCCCGATTCCGTGAGCGCGGCTCCGGCGTGATCGTCAACGTGACCTCCAGCGTGGTGCTGGGCCACATGCCGCTCACGGCCGTCTACAAGGCGAGCAAGATGGCCGTCGAGGGGTTCACCGCATCCCTCGCACTCGAACTCGCGCCCTTCGGCGTACAGGCCAAGACGGTCGAGCCGGGCGCCTGCCTGACGACGAACTTCGGACACCGGGCGACCAACGACGGGTCGCCGGACGAACTGGTTCCGGCGCCCTACGCGGCCTTCGCGAAGAAGGTCATGGAGGAGTTCACCGGCCAGGACCTGTACACCAGGGAGGGCGACGTCGCCGAGACCGTGTGGCGGGCCGTCCACGACACGACCGGCCAGCTGCGGTTCCCGGCCGGTGCCGACGCGGTCCGGCTCGCCCAGGCGAAGTGA
- the rox gene encoding rifampin monooxygenase, protein MIDVIVVGGGPTGLMLACELRLHGVHVLVLEKETEPTPYVRALGLHVRSIEVMAQRGLLDRFLEHGRRYEVGGFFAGLGTTWPDRMDTAHSYVLGIPQTITDRLLAERAAELGAEIRRGCELVGLSQDEDGVDVELADGTRLRSRYLVGCDGGRSTVRKLLGVGFPGEPSRVETLLGEMELTAEPETLAAVMAEVRKTQLRFGAAPFGNGVYRVVVPAEGVAQDRAVPPTFEEFKQRLRAVGGTDFGVHSPRWLSRFGDATRQAERYRVGRVLLAGDAAHIHPPTGGQGLNLGIQDAFNLGWKLAAEVGGWAPEGLLDTYETERHPVAADVLDNTRAQMELMSTEPGARAVRRLLSELIEFENVNRYLIEKITAIGLRYDFGEGHELLGRRMRDIALKQGSLYELMHGGRGLLLDRTGRLSVAGWADRIDHVVDISEELDVPAVLLRPDGHVAWVGDDQQDLLDRLPTWFGAAIP, encoded by the coding sequence ATGATTGACGTGATCGTTGTCGGCGGCGGGCCGACCGGTCTCATGCTGGCCTGCGAGTTGAGGCTGCACGGTGTGCACGTGCTCGTACTGGAGAAGGAGACGGAGCCGACCCCGTACGTCCGCGCACTCGGCCTCCACGTGCGCAGCATCGAGGTGATGGCCCAGCGCGGCCTGCTGGACCGGTTCCTCGAGCACGGCCGGCGCTACGAGGTCGGCGGCTTCTTCGCCGGCCTCGGCACGACATGGCCCGACCGGATGGACACCGCCCACTCGTACGTCCTCGGCATCCCCCAGACGATCACAGATCGCCTGCTGGCCGAGCGCGCCGCCGAGCTGGGTGCGGAGATCCGGCGGGGCTGCGAACTGGTGGGGCTGAGCCAGGACGAGGACGGGGTGGACGTCGAGCTGGCCGACGGTACGCGGCTGCGCTCGCGCTATCTCGTCGGGTGCGACGGCGGCCGCAGTACGGTGCGCAAGCTGCTCGGCGTCGGCTTCCCCGGCGAGCCCTCCCGGGTCGAGACGCTGCTGGGCGAGATGGAGTTGACCGCGGAGCCCGAGACGCTGGCCGCCGTGATGGCCGAAGTGCGCAAGACGCAGCTGCGGTTCGGCGCGGCGCCCTTCGGCAACGGGGTGTACCGCGTCGTCGTGCCCGCCGAGGGGGTGGCGCAGGACCGGGCCGTCCCGCCCACCTTCGAGGAGTTCAAGCAACGGCTGCGGGCCGTCGGCGGCACCGATTTCGGCGTGCACTCGCCGCGCTGGCTGTCGCGGTTCGGCGACGCCACCCGGCAGGCCGAGCGCTACCGGGTCGGCCGGGTGCTGCTGGCCGGCGACGCGGCCCACATCCACCCGCCGACCGGCGGGCAGGGCCTCAACCTGGGCATCCAGGACGCCTTCAACCTCGGCTGGAAGCTGGCCGCCGAGGTGGGCGGCTGGGCGCCGGAGGGGCTGCTCGACACGTACGAGACCGAACGGCACCCGGTGGCCGCCGACGTGCTGGACAACACGCGCGCGCAGATGGAGCTGATGTCCACGGAGCCCGGCGCCCGGGCGGTGCGCAGGCTGCTGTCCGAGCTGATCGAGTTCGAGAACGTCAACCGGTACCTGATCGAGAAGATCACCGCCATCGGGCTCCGCTACGACTTCGGCGAGGGCCACGAACTGCTCGGCCGGCGGATGCGGGACATCGCCCTGAAGCAGGGGAGCCTCTACGAGCTGATGCACGGCGGCCGCGGACTGCTGCTGGACCGGACCGGCCGGCTCTCGGTGGCGGGCTGGGCGGACCGGATCGACCACGTCGTCGACATCAGCGAGGAACTGGACGTGCCCGCGGTGCTGCTGCGGCCGGACGGCCACGTGGCATGGGTCGGCGACGACCAGCAGGACCTGCTCGACCGGCTGCCCACATGGTTCGGCGCGGCCATCCCCTAG
- the hemC gene encoding hydroxymethylbilane synthase has protein sequence MPADPIRIVSRDSPMALAQVERVRAELAALHPGIRTTVLPVKTTGDKWMGDLAQVEGKGAFTKEVDAAVLSGAADLAVHCVKDVPADRPLPAGTVFAAFLERDDIRDALIHPEGLTLDRLPPGTRVGTSSVRRIAQLAAAYPHLECVPMRGNANRRLEKLAAGEADALLLAAAGLHRIGRADAITEIIPVDTLMPPIGAGVLALQCREDDTGLVDTVSALGHPDTHRETVAERMLLHVLQGHCNSPIAGYARAERGGDLSLRACVFSPDGKEVLNAHEWAGRLDPATLGTSVAVALLRQGARELIDSIPH, from the coding sequence ATGCCCGCCGATCCGATCCGCATCGTCTCCCGCGATTCGCCGATGGCCCTCGCCCAGGTGGAGCGCGTCCGCGCCGAGCTCGCCGCACTCCACCCGGGGATCAGGACCACGGTCCTGCCGGTGAAGACCACCGGTGACAAGTGGATGGGAGACCTCGCGCAGGTCGAGGGCAAGGGCGCGTTCACCAAGGAGGTCGACGCCGCGGTCCTCTCCGGTGCGGCCGACCTCGCCGTGCACTGCGTCAAGGACGTCCCGGCCGACCGTCCGCTGCCCGCCGGAACGGTCTTCGCGGCGTTCCTGGAACGCGACGACATCCGCGATGCCCTCATCCACCCGGAGGGGCTCACCCTCGACCGGCTCCCGCCCGGTACCCGCGTCGGGACCTCCTCCGTGCGCCGGATCGCCCAGCTCGCCGCCGCGTACCCGCACCTGGAGTGCGTGCCGATGCGCGGGAACGCCAACAGGCGCCTGGAGAAGCTCGCCGCCGGTGAGGCGGACGCGCTCCTCCTCGCCGCCGCCGGCCTCCACCGCATCGGCCGCGCGGACGCCATCACGGAAATCATCCCGGTGGACACCCTGATGCCGCCGATCGGCGCCGGTGTCCTCGCGCTCCAGTGCCGGGAGGACGACACCGGACTCGTCGACACGGTCAGCGCCCTCGGCCACCCGGACACGCACCGCGAGACGGTCGCCGAGCGGATGCTCCTCCATGTCCTCCAGGGCCACTGCAACAGCCCGATCGCGGGGTACGCGCGGGCGGAACGCGGAGGGGATCTCTCCCTCCGCGCCTGCGTGTTCTCCCCGGACGGCAAGGAGGTCCTGAACGCGCACGAGTGGGCCGGCCGCCTCGACCCGGCCACCCTCGGCACGTCCGTGGCCGTCGCCCTCCTCCGGCAGGGCGCCCGCGAGCTGATCGACAGCATTCCGCACTGA
- a CDS encoding AraC family transcriptional regulator, protein MCLEELRTLLARHARPDWTTAVDGVLISKVDRPDPPAPSMSGTVLAVIAQGAKRLALGERVYEYGSGQYLVASVDLPVTGQFTQAAPDRPALGFGLVLEPSAIAELLLQAGPGDIPRAGSGAAPSGMAVSDAPPALLDAVVRMLRLLDEPRDRAVLAPLVKREILWRVITGEQGAAVRQLGLADSGLSHVSRAVRWIREHYAEPFRVEDVARLSGMSVSAFYRHFQAVTAMSPIQFQKQIRLQEARLLLAMHPGDVTGVGHRVGYDNPSQFSREYRRQFGEPPSRDAARLRSTVRTPAPVGALP, encoded by the coding sequence ATGTGCCTCGAAGAGCTCCGCACCCTGCTGGCGCGGCACGCCCGCCCCGACTGGACCACTGCCGTCGACGGCGTGCTGATCTCGAAGGTCGACCGGCCGGATCCGCCCGCGCCCTCCATGTCGGGCACGGTCCTGGCCGTCATCGCGCAGGGCGCCAAACGGCTCGCGCTGGGCGAGAGGGTCTACGAGTACGGATCCGGACAGTACTTGGTGGCATCCGTCGACCTGCCGGTCACCGGGCAGTTCACCCAGGCCGCCCCCGACCGGCCGGCCCTCGGCTTCGGCCTCGTGCTCGAACCGTCCGCCATCGCCGAACTGCTGCTGCAGGCCGGTCCCGGGGACATCCCCCGTGCCGGCTCGGGCGCCGCGCCGTCGGGGATGGCCGTCAGCGACGCCCCGCCGGCCCTGCTCGACGCGGTGGTCCGGATGCTGCGCCTGCTCGACGAGCCCCGCGACCGGGCCGTGCTCGCCCCGCTGGTCAAGCGGGAGATCCTGTGGCGTGTGATCACCGGCGAGCAGGGGGCGGCGGTGCGCCAGCTCGGCCTCGCCGACAGCGGCCTCAGCCACGTGTCCCGGGCCGTGCGCTGGATCCGCGAGCACTATGCCGAGCCCTTCCGGGTCGAGGACGTGGCGCGGCTGTCGGGCATGAGCGTCTCCGCGTTCTACCGCCACTTCCAGGCGGTGACCGCGATGAGCCCCATCCAGTTCCAGAAGCAGATCCGGCTCCAGGAGGCCCGGCTGCTGCTCGCCATGCACCCGGGTGACGTCACGGGGGTCGGCCACCGCGTCGGCTACGACAACCCGTCGCAGTTCAGCCGCGAGTACCGCCGCCAGTTCGGCGAGCCACCGAGCCGGGACGCGGCCCGCCTGCGGAGCACCGTACGCACGCCGGCACCCGTAGGAGCCCTCCCCTGA
- a CDS encoding serine/threonine protein kinase, which yields MSGIVVHLPQGSGGVADGEPGGGAVTLRLGPGEVVRFGRGSSTTPVELRLADEAISRLAGEIRVTEDHWQLTNHSTTQSYLVENPEGAGEYLRVSPRRAGAPIPFEFARVVLPTRRGTTVSFQVFAPDHVYLDPPGTGGSWASRTVTAYSLDETATYFLVLVALCEPWLRDQSPVSVPTTPQVVERLRGHAAGGRLTARAVSSHIDYLADEKLRIGLPAAAAVSEAGSGSGTGAVDRRNGKRDAVVGIALRFGIVREEHLTLLPPRAEPAARGRSAT from the coding sequence GTGAGCGGCATTGTCGTGCATCTGCCGCAGGGAAGCGGCGGCGTCGCCGACGGGGAGCCGGGTGGCGGTGCGGTGACCTTACGGCTCGGGCCGGGCGAGGTCGTACGGTTCGGGCGCGGATCCTCGACCACACCGGTCGAGCTGCGCCTCGCCGACGAGGCGATCTCCCGGCTGGCCGGGGAGATCCGGGTCACCGAGGACCACTGGCAACTGACCAACCACAGCACCACCCAGAGCTATCTCGTGGAGAATCCGGAAGGGGCCGGCGAGTACCTGAGGGTGTCCCCGCGACGGGCCGGGGCGCCCATCCCCTTCGAGTTCGCCCGGGTGGTGCTGCCCACGCGCCGTGGCACCACGGTCTCCTTCCAGGTGTTCGCCCCCGACCACGTCTACCTGGATCCGCCCGGTACCGGCGGCAGTTGGGCCAGCCGCACCGTGACGGCGTACTCCCTGGACGAGACGGCCACCTACTTCCTGGTGCTCGTCGCCCTCTGCGAGCCCTGGCTGCGCGACCAGTCGCCCGTCTCGGTGCCCACCACCCCGCAGGTGGTCGAACGTCTGCGGGGACACGCCGCCGGCGGCAGGCTCACGGCGCGCGCGGTCAGTTCGCACATCGACTACCTGGCCGACGAGAAACTGCGCATCGGTCTCCCGGCCGCCGCCGCCGTATCCGAAGCCGGTAGCGGTAGCGGTACCGGCGCCGTTGACCGGCGCAATGGCAAGCGGGACGCGGTCGTCGGGATCGCCCTGCGGTTCGGCATCGTGCGGGAAGAACACCTCACGCTGCTGCCGCCCCGGGCCGAACCGGCCGCCCGGGGGCGGTCGGCGACGTGA
- a CDS encoding PP2C family protein-serine/threonine phosphatase, which yields MWARVRAAEAAVGQIGTTLDAVTTCQELAGFLSRSVCDAVAVDLLAEDGGSRRVATAGAVALLTAGTGAAPSVRATDGGHQLSEWATVADGVPVHVLAVPLPDREQAHGMVTAVRARAGFGDHEAATVHFAARLAAVHLGHARQLAATEDTVSNLQRALVSEPGRPHPNLEVASRYLPAGPRALVGGDWFETIRLHYGRTLLVVGDVMGHGLDAAVDMNAYRSTLRDVASTDLAPHRVLRQLDALAAGDAARRPATCLLVRVDPARGVAMFAGAGHLPPAVFGADGSASLVDVPVGPPLGTGIGGYEAVTRTITPQETLLMFTDGLVERRGEDIDVSLARLVAVRPPVGAGVNAVVDAVVAGLDARHAEDDVAVLAARARPRTPVEPGAGPSGMPGGPGEPTVER from the coding sequence TTGTGGGCCCGTGTCCGGGCGGCCGAGGCCGCCGTCGGGCAGATCGGTACGACCCTCGACGCGGTGACCACCTGCCAGGAACTGGCCGGATTCCTGTCCCGGAGCGTGTGCGACGCGGTCGCCGTGGACCTCCTGGCGGAGGACGGCGGATCCCGCCGCGTGGCGACGGCGGGAGCCGTCGCGCTGCTGACGGCAGGCACCGGCGCGGCGCCCTCGGTACGGGCGACGGACGGCGGACATCAGCTCTCCGAGTGGGCGACCGTCGCCGACGGCGTTCCGGTCCACGTCCTCGCCGTCCCGCTGCCCGACCGGGAACAGGCCCACGGAATGGTGACCGCCGTACGGGCCCGGGCGGGGTTCGGCGACCACGAGGCGGCGACGGTCCACTTCGCGGCCCGGCTGGCGGCGGTGCACCTGGGGCACGCGCGGCAGCTGGCCGCCACCGAGGACACCGTCTCGAACCTCCAACGGGCGCTCGTGTCGGAACCGGGCCGCCCGCACCCCAACCTGGAGGTGGCCAGCCGCTATCTGCCGGCCGGCCCCCGGGCACTGGTGGGAGGCGACTGGTTCGAGACCATCCGCCTCCACTACGGGCGCACCCTGCTCGTGGTCGGAGACGTGATGGGCCACGGGCTCGACGCGGCCGTGGACATGAACGCGTACCGCTCCACCCTGCGCGACGTGGCGTCGACGGACCTCGCCCCACACCGCGTCCTGCGCCAGCTCGACGCCCTGGCCGCCGGCGACGCGGCCCGCAGGCCCGCGACCTGCCTGCTCGTACGCGTCGATCCCGCGCGCGGCGTCGCGATGTTCGCCGGCGCCGGCCACCTGCCACCGGCGGTCTTCGGGGCCGACGGCTCGGCCTCGCTGGTCGACGTCCCGGTCGGCCCGCCCCTGGGCACCGGCATCGGCGGCTACGAAGCCGTCACGCGCACGATCACCCCGCAGGAGACCCTGCTGATGTTCACCGACGGGCTGGTGGAGCGGCGGGGCGAGGACATCGACGTATCACTGGCCCGGCTGGTGGCGGTGCGTCCCCCGGTGGGGGCGGGGGTGAACGCGGTGGTGGACGCCGTCGTGGCGGGCCTCGACGCCCGGCACGCGGAGGACGACGTCGCCGTACTCGCAGCCCGGGCCCGGCCCCGCACGCCCGTGGAACCTGGAGCCGGCCCCTCCGGCATGCCAGGGGGGCCGGGCGAACCTACGGTGGAACGGTGA
- a CDS encoding peptidoglycan DD-metalloendopeptidase family protein: MLLGMSRRASVLVLAAAAAAALPALVAPSTAAARTAAFAASCPTSGFISQYYSQEHNGIDIANDYGTPIHAVGDGEVTVSGYEPGYGQWIRIRHGDGTVTEYGHMKQRDVAVGDRVTAGQRIALMGSEGQSSGPHLHLRVWADANASIRTDPVPYLAERGVEMPCTPGQGPGPGPAPLVHPVESGRVVSARSADGRLEVFAAGADGVHHAWQTDANRGWSAWESLGGPGNGELAIAANADGRLEMFAINGSTFQHRYQLAPSGGWSGWESFGGGGRDIAAGANADGRIEVFASGPAGIFHRYQLAPNGGWSGWEPTGGGPVQGRIEMEKSADGRLEVFAVNGDTFQHQYQTAVNGGWSAWEDFGGGGHDLTVDHNADGRLEVFASGPVGVFHKYQTSGAGWSEWEPSGGPAGSQLTSDRTADGRVEVFAINSGAAMKTWQTGVNAPYSEWAEFGGGGTEITATTNADGRIEVFGTSGAGVFHKWQTGFSTWSGWAWVGDTAGPAVN; encoded by the coding sequence GTGCTTCTCGGTATGTCCCGACGCGCGTCGGTACTGGTTCTGGCGGCGGCGGCCGCCGCGGCACTGCCGGCGCTGGTGGCCCCGTCCACCGCCGCTGCCCGCACCGCGGCCTTCGCCGCCTCGTGCCCGACGTCCGGCTTCATATCCCAGTACTACAGCCAGGAGCACAACGGCATCGACATCGCGAACGACTACGGCACCCCGATCCACGCCGTGGGCGACGGCGAGGTCACCGTCTCGGGCTACGAACCCGGCTACGGCCAGTGGATCCGCATCCGTCACGGCGACGGGACGGTGACCGAGTACGGGCACATGAAGCAGCGGGACGTCGCCGTCGGCGACCGTGTGACGGCCGGACAGCGCATCGCCCTCATGGGCAGCGAAGGCCAGTCCAGCGGCCCCCACCTCCATCTGAGGGTCTGGGCCGACGCGAATGCGAGCATCCGCACCGACCCCGTCCCCTACCTCGCGGAGCGCGGGGTGGAAATGCCCTGCACACCGGGCCAGGGTCCGGGCCCCGGTCCCGCCCCTCTCGTGCATCCGGTGGAGTCGGGCCGGGTGGTGTCGGCCCGGTCGGCCGACGGTCGGCTGGAGGTGTTCGCGGCCGGCGCCGACGGTGTCCACCACGCCTGGCAGACCGACGCCAACCGCGGCTGGTCCGCATGGGAGAGCCTGGGCGGTCCCGGCAACGGCGAGCTGGCCATCGCCGCGAACGCGGACGGCCGGCTGGAGATGTTCGCGATCAACGGCAGCACCTTCCAGCACCGCTACCAGCTCGCGCCTTCCGGTGGCTGGTCCGGGTGGGAGTCCTTCGGGGGCGGGGGTCGCGACATCGCGGCCGGCGCCAATGCGGACGGTCGTATCGAGGTGTTCGCCTCGGGTCCGGCCGGGATCTTCCACCGCTACCAGCTCGCGCCCAACGGTGGCTGGTCCGGATGGGAGCCGACGGGCGGCGGGCCGGTGCAGGGCCGGATCGAGATGGAGAAATCCGCTGACGGGCGGCTGGAAGTCTTCGCGGTCAACGGGGACACCTTCCAGCACCAGTACCAGACGGCCGTCAACGGCGGTTGGTCCGCCTGGGAGGACTTCGGTGGTGGCGGGCACGATCTGACCGTCGACCACAACGCCGACGGCCGGCTGGAGGTCTTCGCCTCCGGCCCGGTCGGTGTCTTCCACAAGTACCAGACCAGTGGCGCCGGTTGGTCGGAATGGGAACCCTCCGGCGGACCTGCCGGCTCGCAGCTCACCAGCGACCGCACCGCCGATGGCCGCGTCGAGGTCTTCGCCATCAACAGCGGCGCCGCCATGAAGACCTGGCAGACCGGAGTCAACGCGCCCTACAGCGAATGGGCCGAATTCGGTGGTGGCGGCACCGAGATCACCGCCACCACCAATGCCGACGGCCGGATCGAGGTCTTCGGGACCAGTGGCGCCGGTGTCTTCCACAAATGGCAGACCGGGTTCTCCACCTGGTCCGGCTGGGCCTGGGTCGGCGACACCGCCGGCCCGGCCGTCAACTGA